The genomic DNA ACGTGATGTCGCATGGCGACCTCAACGCGCTCTCGGTGATCCAGTTCGCGGTCGACATCCTCAAGGTCGAGCACATCCTGCTGGTCGGCCACTACGGCTGTGGCGGCGTGCATGCGGCGATGACCGGCACCCGCCTGGGCCTGGCCGACAACTGGCTGCGCCACGTCGGCGACCTCACCAAGAAGCACGCACCGCTGCTGGCATCCGTCAGCGACCCCTCGCTGCGCCATGCACGCATGTGCGAACTCAATGCGATCGAGCAGGCGTTCAACGTGTGCGAGACCACCGTGGTCCAGGACGCCTGGGCGCGCGGCCAGCGACTGACCGTGCATGGATGGGTCTACGCGCTGGGCGATGGCCGCGTGCGCGAGCTGTCGATGGACGTCAGCGCACCGGAGGCGCTGGCACCCGCCTACGCCAGGGCAGTGGCCGAGGTGGCCGACGTCGCGGCGCGTGGCCGGCGCGATGACTGACGTCGTCCACGCCGGTGCCGCACCGCGCCCGGTCGGGCGCTATCCGCATGCGCGACGGGTCGGCGACCTGCTGTTCCTGTCCGGCATCGGTCCGCGCGACCCGCGCACCGACTCGGTTCCCGGCAACGTGTTCGACGACGAGGGCCAGCTGGTCGCCCACTACATCACCGCGCAGACGCGCGCGGTGTTCGCCAACGTGCGCGCGGTGCTCGAAGCCAGCGGCGCGCGCTGGGAGGATCTTGTCGACGTGACCGTCTACCTGACCGACATGGCCGGCGATTTCGCCCGCTACAACGCGGTGTGGGCCGAAGCGTTCCCGGATCCGGCCACCGCGCCCTGCCGCACCACCCTCGGCATCACCGCGCTGCCCACACCGATCGCCATCGAACTGAAATGCATCGCCGCGGTCACACCGCGCACCCCGGCATAGGCCTGCCCATCGCAGGCGCGTCATCCTGGCGCGTGCCGCTCCATGTGGAGGATTCCCGATGATTCCCGCACCGCTGAACTTCCAGAAGTGGATCGAGGACAACCGCCACCTGCTGAAGCCGCCGGTGGGCAACAAGTGCATCTACGACGGTGACTTCATCGTCATGGTCGTGGGCGGTCCGAACGCTCGCACCGACTACCACTACGAGGACGGCCCGGAGTGGTTCTACCAGCTCGAAGGCGAGATGGTGCTGCGCATCCAGGATCACTCTGATGGGGAGCCGGGCCGGGTACGCGACATCCCGATCCGCGCCGGCGAGACCTTCCTGCTGCCGCCGCGCGTACCGCACTCGCCGCAGCGTGGCGAAGGTTCGATCGGGATCGTCATCGAGCGGCGCAGGCTGCCGCACGAGGACGATGGGCTGATGTGGTTCTGCGTGCAGTGCAACGCGAAGCTGTACGAGGAGTTCTTCCACCTCACCGATATCGAGCAGGACTTCTTCCGGGTGTTCGAGGCCTTCTACCGCAGCGACGACCTGCGCACCTGCAAGGCATGCGGGCATCTCAATCCGCGGCCCACGCGTTACGAGATGCAGGCGGATTCGCAGGCCGATATCACCTGAGTCCCCCCGGGTGTGCTGCCACGCCGCGCACGAGCCGTAGCCCGACCACGGTTTGATCGTCGACGGGGCCGTCGGGCGCGCAGGGTCGGTGAGCCGGCCGCCCGGGTCGCCCGCCCGGTCGGCCTCGTCTACGATGACCGCCATGCTCAAGATCGACATCCACGCCCACTACCTGCCGCGCGACTGGCCCGACCTCGCCCGCAAGTACGGCGACGCGCGCTTCCCGGTGATCCACCACACCCCGGATGGGCGCCACCGCATCTACAAGGACGGCAGGTTCTTCCGCGAGATCTGGTCGAAGACCTGGGACGCGCAGGAGCGCATCGACGACTTCGCGCGCTTCGGCGTGCAGGTGCAGGTGATCAGCACGGTGCCGGTGATGTTCAGCTACTGGGCGCGACCGCAGCACGCGCTGGAGCTGCACCAGGCGCTCAACGACCACATGGCGCAGACCTGCCGGGACTTCCCGCGCCATTACGCCGGCATCGGCACGGTGCCGCTGCAGTCGCCGCGGCTGGCGGTGCAGGAACTCGAACGCTGCATCGACCAGCTCGGCCTGCAGGGCGTGCAGATCGGCTCGCACGTGCAGCTGTCCGACGGCCAGCACTGGAACCTCGATGCACCGGAACTGTTCCCGTTCTTCGAGGCCGCGGCCGATCTCGGCGCGGCGATCCTCGTGCATCCGTGGGACATGATGGGCACCGACACCATGCCCAAGTACTGGTT from Luteimonas sp. YGD11-2 includes the following:
- the can gene encoding carbonate dehydratase — protein: MGELDNLLQRNRDWAERVSRDDPGFFHRLSTQQTPRYLWIGCSDSRVPANQILGLDPGEVFVHRNIANVMSHGDLNALSVIQFAVDILKVEHILLVGHYGCGGVHAAMTGTRLGLADNWLRHVGDLTKKHAPLLASVSDPSLRHARMCELNAIEQAFNVCETTVVQDAWARGQRLTVHGWVYALGDGRVRELSMDVSAPEALAPAYARAVAEVADVAARGRRDD
- a CDS encoding RidA family protein, whose translation is MTDVVHAGAAPRPVGRYPHARRVGDLLFLSGIGPRDPRTDSVPGNVFDDEGQLVAHYITAQTRAVFANVRAVLEASGARWEDLVDVTVYLTDMAGDFARYNAVWAEAFPDPATAPCRTTLGITALPTPIAIELKCIAAVTPRTPA
- a CDS encoding 3-hydroxyanthranilate 3,4-dioxygenase, encoding MIPAPLNFQKWIEDNRHLLKPPVGNKCIYDGDFIVMVVGGPNARTDYHYEDGPEWFYQLEGEMVLRIQDHSDGEPGRVRDIPIRAGETFLLPPRVPHSPQRGEGSIGIVIERRRLPHEDDGLMWFCVQCNAKLYEEFFHLTDIEQDFFRVFEAFYRSDDLRTCKACGHLNPRPTRYEMQADSQADIT
- a CDS encoding amidohydrolase family protein, which encodes MLKIDIHAHYLPRDWPDLARKYGDARFPVIHHTPDGRHRIYKDGRFFREIWSKTWDAQERIDDFARFGVQVQVISTVPVMFSYWARPQHALELHQALNDHMAQTCRDFPRHYAGIGTVPLQSPRLAVQELERCIDQLGLQGVQIGSHVQLSDGQHWNLDAPELFPFFEAAADLGAAILVHPWDMMGTDTMPKYWLPWLVGMPAEQSRAACSLVFGGVLERLPKLKICMAHGGGSFPYTIGRIEHGFNMRPDLVATDNPHNPRGYLKRMYFDSWVADPHALRYLIDTCGIDRVMLGTDYPFPLGEQTPGTGIAELGLDAEGQARLYHGTALEWLGLPLSRFA